From the genome of Phyllostomus discolor isolate MPI-MPIP mPhyDis1 chromosome 12, mPhyDis1.pri.v3, whole genome shotgun sequence, one region includes:
- the HRC gene encoding sarcoplasmic reticulum histidine-rich calcium-binding protein produces MGHRGPWPHTSLLWAAVASLLLPPAVTQQLRGAGPGPSHWNNNAGVSGPSEDGSGEFGHPTHSHRSYRDENDAVFTGSGHQLWSHGPRGEEDEDLSREYGHQLQGHRLQSHEAGDENLSKEEVFPGHSQRALGHGGLRDEDGDDSAEGGHHFPSHGSLGHPDNDEDEDEDEIVSSEYPQRVIRHVHRGHGDDDEEEGEEDVSTEYGHQAHRHQSHREEEEDDDDDDDDDDGVSFEYRQQAHTHQGHGKEEDEHQHHTPGHGHQGREEEEEDDNDGEDDDVSTEYRHQAYGRRDYGKEEDEGVSDEDHYPVPGHRHKEEEDDDDDDDDVSIEYGHLAPRHGAHREEEDDVSDEGRHQEPSHGHRGHEDQEGEEEDEVVSTEHWRQVPRHTHHSLEDEEEGVMVKFSRHIASHQPESHKSAEEGYFPDEYKTEVSGHHHHEVPKEEDEDSSAKLGHQVPSHRPQGHQDEGNGQRVSSEEMSHQLPESTGVKDRSHFGDRDSEEEEKEEDHGSHEEEDEGSEQGEEGTHHGRLDQEDEEDEEEGHGLRLSQEDEEEEDERREERADVRAPLSQAHREEEDEEEGLDEDQIPFTIIPNPLARREAAGGGSSEEESGEDTSPQDAQEYGNYQPGSLCGYCSFCNRCTECENCHCDEEHMGEHCDQCQHCQFCYLCPLVCETVCTPGSYIDYFSSSLYQALADMLETPEP; encoded by the exons ATGGGCCACCGTGGGCCATGGCCGCACACCTCTCTGCTCTGGGCTGCCGTGGCCAGCCTGCTCCTCCCCCCGGCTGTGACCCAGCAGCTGagaggggctgggccggggcccAGCCACTGGAACAACAATGCAGGCGTCTCAGGGCCCTCAGAGGATGGGTCAGGTGAGTTCGGGCACCCCACCCACAGCCACAGAAGCTACAGGGATGAGAACGACGCTGTGTTCACAGGGAGTGGGCATCAACTCTGGAGTCACGGACCCCGCGGGGAAGAGGACGAAGATCTCTCCAGGGAATACGGTCACCAACTCCAAGGCCACAGGCTCCAGAGCCATGAAGCCGGAGACGAGAACCTCTCCAAGGAGGAGGTCTTCCCGGGGCATTCTCAGCGGGCGCTCGggcatggaggcctcagggatgAAGATGGAGATGATTCGGCAGAGGGTGGACACCACTTCCCCAGCCACGGGAGCCTCGGCCATCCGGACAACGATGAGGACGAGGATGAGGATGAGATTGTGTCCAGTGAGTATCCACAGCGTGTTATCAGGCATGTGCACCGGGGCCACggagatgatgatgaagaagaaggtGAGGAGGATGTTTCTACTGAGTACGGACACCAGGCCCACAGGCACCAAAGtcacagagaagaagaagaagatgatgatgatgatgatgatgatgatgacggaGTCTCCTTTGAGTACAGGCAGCAGGCCCACACGCATCAAGGCCACGGGAAGGAAGAGGATGAGCATCAGCATCACACCCCCGGCCATGGGCACCAAGGCcgtgaagaagaagaagaagatgacaATGATGGTGAGGATGACGATGTCTCCACTGAGTACAGACACCAGGCCTACGGGCGCCGGGACTATGGCAAGGAAGAGGATGAAGGTGTCTCAGATGAAGATCACTATCCTGTCCCTGGCCACAGacacaaagaagaagaagatgatgatgatgatgatgatgatgtctcCATTGAGTATGGACACCTGGCCCCCAGGCACGGAGCCcacagggaggaagaggatgacGTCTCCGATGAAGGCCGCCATCAGGAGCCCAGCCATGGACACCGAGGCCATGAAGACCAGGAAGGTGAGGAAGAGGATGAGGTTGTGTCCACGGAACACTGGCGCCAGGTTCCCAGACACACTCACCACAGCCTTGAAGATGAAGAGGAGGGGGTCATGGTCAAGTTCAGCCGCCACATTGCAAGCCACCAGCCAGAAAGCCACAAGAGCGCTGAGGAGGGGTACTTCCCAGATGAGTATAAAACAGAAgtctctggccatcaccaccatGAAGTCCCCAAGGAGGAAGACGAGGACAGCTCTGCTAAGCTTGGCCACCAAGTTCCCAGCCATAGACCACAGGGCCACCAGGATGAAGGGAATGGCCAGAGAGTGTCCAGCGAAGAGATGAGCCACCAACTCCCAGAATCCACAGGAGTCAAGGATAGAAGCCATTTTGGGGACAGAGActctgaggaagaagagaaggaagaagaccaTGGCTCCCATGAGGAAGAGGATGAAGGTTCAGAGCAGGGAGAAGAAGGCACCCACCATGGCCGCCTGGACCAGGAGGATGAGGAAGACGAGGAGGAAGGTCATGGCCTCCGGCTGAGCcaggaggatgaggaagaagaggatgagaggagagaagagagggctgATGTTCGTGCCCCACTGAGCCAAGCCCACCGGGAGgaagaagatgaggaggaggggctggacgAAGACCAGATCCCCTTCACCATCATCCCTAACCCCCTGGCTAGGAGGGAGGCGGCTGGAGGAGGCTCCAGTGAGGAGGAGAGTGGCGAAGACACCA gtCCGCAGGATGCCCAAGAGTACGGGAACTACCAGCCAGGGTCCCTGTGTGGCTACTGCTCCTTCTGCAAT CGGTGCACTGAATGTGAGAACTGTCACTGTGACGAGGAGCACATGGGAGAGCACTGCGACCAGTGCCAG CATTGCCAGTTCTGCTACCTCTGCCCGCTGGTCTGCGAAACTGTCTGCACTCCAG gAAGCTACATCGACTATTTCTCCTCGTCCCTCTACCA GGCCCTGGCGGACATGCTGGAAACTCCGGAGCCCTGA